The DNA region caactcggctatgaagaaaccggaccaaataatGTTCTTCCCTCTCTTCCTTCGGTCTCTGTCTTACCGGTTTAACATTCATCCAGTTTTTACCGTacacagatagtccccacactttccggaccgtagtttatcggagtaacgggaagtggatgcatCAAGAAACCGGTGGCTCGGTTTATtcgttgttatcttttcattttggcgggaacagttatgCCACGTCCCTCTGTCGTTGGCCACGTGTTCTCATCCCGGATGGtcaactctgacaaccgccgtaacgcaggTCGCTTCAAGtaattcctcattaattatgggacacatGGAACTCCCTGGTTGGCTGAGAACTATAACCGCCTGGATCCCACGTCTATATAACGTCTTCCAAcacttcattttttcattttacgATCCCTTCAATCTCTATCTCCAATCCTTCACTTCTTATACCTTCAATTCTCCACTTCATTTCTTACTGCTTCAGTTCTTCATTTCACTTTTCATTCCATATTTATCGTTGATTCATTATTGATATTGCGCGAACGGAAATATCTTTGCCACCTCCTTCAACTAACCATTTTTGTCGAGTGTGTTGTTGCTTCTTCCTCTTGTTCTTGACCATTTTTGAATTCTGACTGTTCCCCTCACTTCTGTTCTTAACTCCCTTTTCGAATTCACCCAATCTCacttttccatattttcaaatgtctgccaacaccgaaaccactttccatgatgttccctcggtttcttctcaaggaaccgagccaacttcgcTGCCTAAGGCAAAAAACTCCTTCGAGCCTATTGCTTCAGAAATTGTACCGGCCAaacctaatttcaacaaagattttgaggttgaaaaaccttctccggtatccgatagagggtttgatatgagacgatatccctcatccattaacgaggataaactcgacttagtccgggctgattgtggaTGGGACAACCCCTCAGtccaagtttttgcccccgggccagacgaatcagtgaccgaccatcgggagggcttcctatatgtttatacttatcctttcaccctcaagctcgaccccccggtcgatccggtcatcttagacatgtgtcGGACTTACaacgtaaccttggcacagattggtccgattgttttGAGGGTCATGGCCtacctccggctgttggccactAATGCAGGAAAGGaattcacgctggcccacttaatacggttatactccccgaggttgttccggggtggtgtaataaaactcgtaaagcgtagccggaatccaattTTCTCGAAAATGGtcgaagacagagaccggggctGGTTGGAGAGATATGTCCTGGTTCGGACCTTGGACATTATTTCGGACaactacatgccttttccggaaaggtggaataataatcgtaaGTCTGAACTCTTTTAATAATTGCCTTTGTATGTTTTGTCGAACTTCAGTTCTTCCACCTTCTCACTACTTTTCTTATTTATGTTAGCTGTGGGTTAGATTCCTCTGGTCATCCGGGgtctcaacgaatgggttactgctctcctcagccaacatgcccACGACGATCGGACGTGGGGACACCTTTCATGTGGCCGATGGAttgcccagaaccacggtaatactttgcttctatccGTATTCATTGCATCTTGTACCTGTCTGTaacatcttcgattttcaggtttacctaagggctcggtggatccaaggccggAGTCAGCAGCTAAGCCCGCAACGTCGGTACCCGAGTTCAattcagcgggtgcatctcgtatccttgctgccgccgccaagagaaaaaggccctcggccAAAGGGCAGAAAtcgaagaaaagggcgaggagtctcattaggactttaagggatgaagcagagcccgagctcctcgttcggaggattAGTGTTGCCCCTTCCGTGGCTTTCATTCCGGAGGGGGGCATTACCGTTTCACCACCTCATTCAGCTggggaaggaccttcagctccgGCATAATACACAGGTGAGaaagaaattcattacccgactcctctaaggtcgattgaattcattGATATTTCAGGCGATGTTTCTTCCGAAGAAACAcctctgcaaaggacaagaagaccTGGGGAGGCACCCGCTGCCGAagccggtcaaaggactgagcTGGTCCCGGAGACCGAAGTCCCTATTGATGTTCATCTGATGCCCGACCATGAGGCTGCTGCAACTTTGGAGATCcctgcctttgccgaagctgctgaaGTCCTTCTGAGTTCTCCAGCCCCGGCTTCAAGATCGGATGAGTTTGAAGACATGTTTTCGGACACCCCTCTTGCTACCGGCGAAGCTTccggtttcggacatctcccgatccctttAGCCACGGGGGCGGCTAGTCGGACCACCGAGTCTGGTGCTAAGGATAGCTTGGTCCGCACCTTTTCGGCCCCTagtgtggaaccgaggaggacaagatcggttgtgatcaccgttcccgaggattgcagttttatttctcgcccggtgggtgtggcaagctacctgaggccccttgtctcggactcggacaaacaAAAGATGAACGGATCccctggcagtgcctcattaacgaaggtatgcacgcgggcaatcgagtaagtatATCAGCCATCTTCGTataatttcattgagaattttaatctcgtttattcaagtttttgacttcatttgcagagtgtggtgcttgtcaacgaagcctttgtccgtgctcagcaagaggtggacgatcttaagggccaactggatgcccaagacCGAGAGACGGAGAAATTTCagcaccttctgcgggtgaaggaggataaGTTGAACcaagcagttactctttccaacctccaacccaagctcgatgcaacaaaggcTGAAAACCGTcgattaaagggtgagctggccgagatgaTCGAATATAACCGGAGTCTCGAAGcagacaagatcggccttagccgagataaCACTCGTCTTTCTTCAAAGCTTGGTGAGCTCAaaaccaccatctctcaactccgggaggagctggactctgtCAAGTCCGAAGCTAtgagcatggccgagaggcatcggttACTCGAATATGAAAGTGCCCGGTATAAAGACCGTATGAGAGTGtttgaggagaaggcggagaagagggcccagatatgtGATGATCTAAAAACCGAGCTCGAAGAGACGGTTGATGCTAATGACACTCTCAAGGTAGAGCGCGAGTCGGCCACCCAAATGCAAAATGTACTCAAAGAGGCTCGGGATATTCTGGCGGCAAAGCTtgcccaggccgaggccgatttggaagaagctctaaagagcgtggaggccgccgaggctcatgccacTCTTTCTGCTGAGTAtgaaaagtggaagtctcggaggatcacccttgagcaagccgagcatggctttgcggatctttCGGCCCTAATActcgaggctaaaagagtcgaggaagaggctaaggctgccctcggggctgactccgacgactccgagcggacagtgtccgaacactccggatctagccataccggatagatcagggcctgtacttagccttttattTTTTACCTTTGTAGGAGTCTCCGATGTAACATCTTTTGTATAAACAAAACATGCatttttctttactttgtttgaatgttcGTTATGACTtctgcccgaattgtcggtccgttttcAGGAGTCATTATTTCTGGCTGTGCCTGAATATCGacttttctcttcatccggtacattttTTCTGGGAATTTTatggagtttttgcccgtgggacttatcttatgcttttgtgaattcggacgtctctgAATCACgacgggcatttttagggccggtatttttcggacacctgaatctcagccttagctaaattttgatgtaagagtccccgtttgtgggattaatgattttggctcggttcactatgacctcgttgcctttgtcgaatttcgaccgtagtgcccggaatagggtatatgaatgaagtaatgccgaaatacggcgataatcatcggggcaaagtgttttaacaggaagacatccgagatatcgttatccaatctttcgataatttttgcattgcaagtatttatgtacatgagaatgaattttttccttctgcctttgccgtagcaaatactaaatggacacgattcattctgatcgtttggtccttacatcggaacctaatgcagaaggtctgGTTCTTGggtttgccgtagcaaatattgtgtggacacgattcattctgattgtttggtccttacatcgaaacctaatattaTAGGTCCGATTTTGTTTTGTTGAGCTCCTCTGATTTTCGCTAACCGGGATAAACTTCGAagtgggtataatagtccccccagcgcttatccgagctgcaagatcgggtaagcgctattaagtccccattcgtagggtgcggccccgagtttccgggcgtttacccttgtcttcgtcgagtaacacgttgtacttgttgcctcattaaataccttgtcagaaaacccattttgggacaaaaccgtactaaggaaaagagtgcaacacgtgttttcagacctagattctaactttatccggtacttaacctcctgcaaaagagaaaggttaaaagAAAAACatggggagtccataccttagtagTAGTATCTCTTCAGATGAGCCatattccagttattgcgcaaccgttgctcgtccatggattccaactggtacgatcctttgcccgttatctcggttatcttgtatggttcttcccagttcggacccagttttccttcgttgggattcttggtgttcaaggtaactttccgaagcaccaagtccccaacttgaaaaTGCCGAAAATttgctctccgattgtagtacctttccattctctgtttctgggctgcaatacggaccaacgcgttttcgcggagttcatccgtgaggtcgagttttacgaccatgacctcctcgtttgactcctcggtggtatagctgaatcggagggtcggttcaccaacttctacgggaataagggcttcagccccgtagaccaatgagaaaggagtttcccccgtgctagatttcgatgtggttctgtaagcccacaatacctccggtaatatttccctccagtgatgctttgatgcttcgagtcttttcctcagattttggattattgttttgttcgtggattccgcctgtccattcgcacacgggtgatatggagttgatacaattttcttgatcttcaacccttcgagaaaatcattgactttgctgcCCACGAACTGGAGACCGTTATTACAAGctatctcggcagggatgccgaaacgacagatgatgtggtcccatatgaagtcaatgacctccttttctctaattttttcgaaggcctgtgcttcaacccatttggagaaatagtcagtcataaacaaaataaatcgggctttacctggtgcccatggcaatggaccaacaatgtccattccccacttcatgcaAGGCcacggtgacaccaccgaatgcagcaactccccgagctgatgaatcatcggtgcatgtctctgacacccgtcacattttcggaaaAAAATCTTtgagtcttcctccatccggttccaataataaccgacCCTGATTATCTTCCAgaccagagcttcagcaccggagttgTTGCCGCAgtttccttcgtgcacctctctcatcacatattccgtttctccgggacccaaacacttggccaggggtccgaagaaagaccgtcgatacaattagTCGtttaccaagcagaaacgcgcagctttcgtccttaatgaccgtgattcttttgggtcttTCGGGAGCTTTCCTTCACGCAAGtaatcgatgtacttgttgcacCAATCCTAGCCCgtaacctttgaggttcgaggctccgtccatatgtagtgaccaaatacccgaggcttttctcgaggttagcagaagttctttctcaacctcagggaccatagccggggtgaaatccgccacaaaatcggccaagatttgggacttgatggtcgttcgaggtttgtattcgatatcatatccgctaatttctacagcccactTAGTTAGTCTACTCGAtaattctggtttatgcatgatgttttttagggggtaagtagtcactacacatatcggatagCATTGGAAGTAGGGCTTGAggtttctagaagcacttactaatgccaatgccaatttttccaagtggggataatggGTCTCCGCAtaccccaaagttctacttacataataaattgggaattgcgtacctgattcttctcgaaccaaaacgccacttaccgctacctcggagacagcaaggtagagaaaaagcagctcgtccgcttttggtgtgtgcaacagcggtgggctggacaagtatcgctttaattcttgtaaagctctttgacactccggtgtccaaacgaaatcgttcttcttcctcagtaagcagaagaaacgatgactcttatccgaggacctcgatatgaagcgactcaacgccgctatccttctgGTGAGCCTCtatactcctttgacgttattcactacctcgatgtcctcgatggccttgatcttgtccgggttgatttcaatcccctgGTTTGACACTATGAAACCCAAGAATTTGCCAGACCAGACatcgaaggcacatttttccgggttgagcttcatgttatacttgcggagtacatcgaaggtttcctgcaaatgttttaaatggtcctctgtttccaggacttgaccaccatgtcgtcaatataaacttctattgttttccctatttgtttttCGAACATcgcattaactaggcgttggtaagttgcaccggcattttttagtccaaaaggaatgacattataacagtaagtcctatatcgggtaataaaggatgttttctcttgatcctccgggtgcatccgaatttggttatacccggagtaggcatcgagaaaacttaacatctcatgcccggccgtcgcatcgatcattctatcgatgtgaggcaatggaaatgaatccttcgggcacgctttgtttagatccttgtaatcaacacatatgcgaaatttattacctttcttcggcaccactactacgttagctagccagatgttcaaaagctttgttaccttgtcttttacgaaggcgtgttttgcttctgccatgggccttcccttctgctttaccgggggaaacctcccgtccaaactgagtttgtgagttgttacttctggtggtatacctgtcatatctatgtggggccatgcaaagcaatcggcattagctcgaagaaattcaattaacttgttcctgagctccgaggttaaccccgtgcccaggtatacctttctgtctggtaaatattcgaacaagatgatctacTCCAGCTCTTCTacagttgacttggttgcatccgagttatctggcatgacgaatgatctgggtacaccaaaATCATCTTCTTCGTACCCCGGATCTGACCCCgactgctttgattgctatttggtgccCTTTTCCCCGGTTGAAccttcttccttttgatccgattttttgggctgaggtgtcgcttccttGACCGCAAACATCttccttgcagcgggttgttcacctcggatggtttttatacCCTCCGGAGTCGGGAATTTTAGCAGCTGATGCAATATCGACGGCGTGACCCTCATGCTATatatccagggtctacccagtaatgcattatacttcatatctccttcgattacatagaacaccattTGTTGGATAGTGTCATCGATGTTTActggcaatgagatctccccctttgtggtttcgctggccatgttgaacccgctgagtacccgggctaccggtacaatctgatcgagtacccttagttgttcgaccactctccaccggatgatgttggccgagctacctgggtcaataaaaatacgtttaatttgagttttaaagataagaatagagattaccaatgcatcattgtgcggttgaatgatgccttctacgtcctcgttgctgaaagagatggaaccctcgggtatgtAATCCCGGCCGTGCTTTTCACGCACAGCAGAGaccttggttcgtttcatcaccggccctcgtggggtatcggtgcccccaattatcatgttgattatatgctggggttccACTGGCTCGACCCTTTTAtgggtctccctttccttgtagtgacctttggcactttcactcagcaattctcggagatggccattcttcagtaaccgggctacctcctctcttaactggcgacaatcctcagttaTGTGTCCATGGGTCCCATGATATTCACACAACATGTTCGGGTCCCGCTGGCCcagatccgaccttagaggtctcgacCATCTTACATCTGAAATACAGCCAATGACCGATACGAGGTCCGAGgtgctgacgttgaagttgtactccgatatcctcggtgAATCTTTGTTGccggtgttataccccattttaaccgggttcaaatagagtacaacatattgaagattcctatattgctttattttaaggagtcgccacctaattaatttaacggtgaattaggacacctagatattaactaaggtaaatctagctaaacctccgttaatagtctgcttaatcagtatgattctaggtaagggttctatattatcctaaagggaaggggttaggcatcctttagaatccgttaactacggttgtccggccaaacttaggttaattaattaagatgaaaattcatataaaaaaaaagggactTTGAATGTCATTTTAAATAAAACTCATAAATATAACTAAGGCTTTAAATCAAATGCAATTTaacaataaaacttataaaaagatggtttgcataaaagaggattttagatgctatttaaacaaggcttaaaatgttgctaagactttatatgaaatataataaaTGCATTTTAAGATAAAACTTGTAGGAAATATAACAATTTTTGCCTGTAAATAATAGCTTTCAAGAaagagatttagcaattttgaactttatgtgaatgtagcaatgtagaaaatctaagcttataaataGAATTCAAAGGGAAGTGAATTTGCTTATTAATTtgcttattaattatgcttagttaaaaatatgcatgattgattcaaacttgaagagttatctatAAAATATAGTTGAATTTATActtgcatattagtgacgttttgaaacatCTATAATGAAaacatgattccctttacttaaaatatatagtcatgccattttgcaaatcaattatcccAAATAAAATGAAGCATGAAAAGAATAGTATTAActtatgaaattaattgttagtattccttaaac from Lycium barbarum isolate Lr01 chromosome 10, ASM1917538v2, whole genome shotgun sequence includes:
- the LOC132615562 gene encoding uncharacterized protein LOC132615562, with the protein product MHAGNRSVVLVNEAFVRAQQEVDDLKGQLDAQDRETEKFQHLLRVKEDKLNQAVTLSNLQPKLDATKAENRRLKGELAEMIEYNRSLEADKIGLSRDNTRLSSKLGELKTTISQLREELDSVKSEAMSMAERHRLLEYESARYKDRMRVFEEKAEKRAQICDDLKTELEETVDANDTLKVERESATQMQNVLKEARDILAAKLAQAEADLEEALKSVEAAEAHATLSAEYEKWKSRRITLEQAEHGFADLSALILEAKRVEEEAKAALGADSDDSERTVSEHSGSSHTG